A region from the Gemmatimonadales bacterium genome encodes:
- a CDS encoding methyl-accepting chemotaxis protein: MRAPPSPPDESAISRSCRRRWWGIPLAALVLLILGPANLVDASFRTIFFATALALALNTAIMLSSKVRWLRRPALPAAAGLDVVLVSLAVLLSGKWGVAFFYLPAIAPYAVQWNRRSTTWLATGAGAGYVAARVLHARWYEPPTGIVTVLDLPAGAYLDAILIVVVTLVLSRAPAMLAQRLRAMRRTMEEAEQGDLAVRAAATAADELGMLERSFNRMLASTAETISSVQREADEVAAYSDVLASSADDLGRSSASVGGSAARLAAQLRDQKSIAAASGARTERTTADAAALNERAARMAEQARALVGAAEASRERIGRAGTTLVSIGDEVRRGGAAVSALAPLSERIGGLAKTISRIARQTNLLALNAAIEAARAGEHGRGFAVVAAEVRKLAEEAARAAREVAGTIDEVREGVTAAVDTMEAGETRVRDVGVVAEQADEAQREVLAGIASLSALVDQTASTSHQQAEGMTVLLQAMERVEALAATSAQAAAEAAGSATEQHVSLQRLATMSQQLSEVSERLRGSVVRFSILGRGHDTAEYAAVLRP; encoded by the coding sequence ATGCGCGCTCCGCCGTCGCCGCCCGACGAGAGCGCCATCAGCCGGAGCTGTCGGCGCCGCTGGTGGGGCATCCCGCTGGCCGCGCTGGTGCTCCTGATCCTGGGCCCGGCCAATCTCGTCGATGCTTCGTTCCGCACGATCTTCTTCGCTACCGCTCTCGCGCTGGCGCTGAACACCGCGATCATGCTCTCCTCCAAAGTGCGGTGGCTGCGCCGCCCGGCCCTCCCGGCCGCCGCGGGTCTCGACGTCGTTCTCGTCTCGCTCGCCGTGCTCCTCTCCGGCAAGTGGGGCGTTGCGTTCTTCTACCTCCCGGCGATCGCCCCGTACGCGGTCCAGTGGAACCGCCGCTCAACCACCTGGCTGGCGACCGGGGCCGGTGCCGGGTACGTCGCGGCTCGGGTGCTGCACGCGCGCTGGTACGAGCCGCCTACGGGGATCGTCACGGTTCTCGACCTGCCGGCCGGGGCGTATCTCGACGCGATCCTGATCGTCGTCGTGACGCTGGTGCTGTCCCGCGCGCCGGCGATGCTGGCGCAGCGGCTGCGCGCCATGCGGCGCACCATGGAGGAAGCAGAGCAGGGGGACCTGGCGGTCCGCGCCGCGGCGACCGCCGCCGACGAACTAGGGATGCTGGAAAGGTCGTTCAATCGGATGCTCGCCAGCACCGCCGAGACGATCTCCAGCGTGCAGCGGGAAGCGGACGAGGTCGCGGCGTACTCCGACGTGCTGGCGTCTTCCGCGGACGACCTGGGCCGGTCGAGCGCATCGGTGGGCGGGAGCGCCGCGCGCCTCGCCGCGCAGTTGCGCGACCAGAAGTCCATCGCGGCCGCGAGCGGCGCGCGGACCGAACGGACGACCGCGGACGCCGCCGCGCTTAACGAGCGCGCAGCCCGCATGGCGGAGCAGGCGCGCGCGCTGGTAGGGGCCGCGGAAGCGAGCCGAGAGCGGATCGGCCGCGCGGGCACGACGCTCGTGTCAATCGGCGACGAGGTGCGCCGAGGTGGCGCAGCTGTCTCGGCGCTGGCGCCGCTCTCGGAGCGGATCGGTGGGCTCGCCAAGACGATCTCCAGGATCGCCCGCCAGACCAACCTGCTCGCGCTCAACGCGGCGATCGAGGCGGCCCGTGCCGGCGAGCACGGGCGCGGCTTCGCCGTGGTCGCCGCCGAGGTGCGGAAGCTCGCCGAGGAGGCAGCGCGCGCCGCCAGGGAAGTGGCTGGCACGATCGACGAGGTCCGCGAGGGAGTCACGGCTGCGGTGGACACGATGGAGGCGGGCGAGACGAGGGTCCGCGACGTCGGCGTTGTGGCCGAGCAGGCCGACGAGGCTCAGCGCGAAGTGTTGGCCGGCATCGCGTCCCTGTCCGCGCTGGTCGATCAGACAGCTTCTACTTCGCACCAGCAAGCCGAGGGGATGACGGTGCTTCTCCAGGCGATGGAGCGGGTGGAAGCGCTCGCCGCTACGTCGGCCCAGGCGGCGGCCGAGGCCGCGGGCTCCGCCACCGAGCAGCACGTCTCCCTGCAGCGCCTCGCCACGATGTCGCAGCAGCTGTCGGAGGTGTCGGAGCGCCTTAGGGGATCGGTGGTGCGGTTCTCGATTCTCGGACGCGGGCACGACACGGCGGAATACGCCGCCGTGCTGCGCCCCTGA
- the pyrE gene encoding orotate phosphoribosyltransferase codes for MGRAAGALGRDRLISLLRDRSVLHGDFVLASGRRSSHYVDCRRTTMHAEGLALIGGLGLAAVRALGWVADAVGGMTMGADPVAYAIAMASHADPPEIHGFTVRKTVKTHGAGRRIEGCFTEGARVVVVEDVITTGGSALEAVRAVREEGGTVVGVLAVVDRDEGGRDAIAGDGLPVHALVSLGELVSRS; via the coding sequence ATGGGACGCGCCGCCGGCGCCCTCGGGCGAGACCGCTTGATCTCCTTGCTGCGCGACCGCTCGGTGTTACACGGTGACTTCGTCCTCGCGTCCGGTCGCCGCTCCAGCCACTATGTCGATTGCCGCCGCACCACCATGCACGCCGAAGGCCTCGCGCTCATCGGCGGGCTCGGACTTGCCGCGGTGCGCGCCCTGGGTTGGGTGGCGGACGCCGTCGGCGGCATGACGATGGGCGCCGATCCCGTCGCCTACGCCATCGCCATGGCCTCCCATGCCGACCCACCCGAAATCCACGGGTTCACCGTGCGAAAAACGGTGAAGACCCACGGCGCCGGGCGCCGGATCGAGGGCTGCTTCACCGAGGGAGCACGGGTTGTGGTCGTCGAGGACGTGATCACGACCGGAGGCTCGGCCCTCGAGGCGGTTCGCGCGGTGCGCGAGGAAGGCGGCACGGTCGTGGGTGTCCTCGCCGTGGTGGATCGCGACGAGGGTGGCCGCGACGCGATCGCCGGCGACGGGCTTCCCGTGCATGCGCTCGTCTCGCTGGGCGAGCTCGTCTCCCGGTCGTGA
- a CDS encoding DNA-binding response regulator, whose product MSAGVATVATVLLPEERSRVEAALEGSYITLHRDSINDATREVRRNRVDAVFLSVHRCGEVDLPQVARFVREFPHVPAVALISRSDNEASERVLQLGAQGVRAVVDVSASAGWHRLRSVLREPSSPVVAAVMAALDPDLRDGPPDCRLFFEVVVRSAPDIRTVGQLSAVLEAVPSSLMSRFHRAQLPSPKVYLAHARLLHAAHLFNGGGLSISDVAHRLDYSSPQSFGRHLRALLGMTAGEFRTRFPFEAAVRRFRASFVTPFRDRLLAFHPLGTWPGDHGQSAA is encoded by the coding sequence ATGTCGGCAGGTGTCGCGACGGTCGCAACGGTTCTGCTGCCAGAGGAACGCTCGCGCGTGGAGGCAGCCCTCGAGGGCTCCTACATCACGCTGCACCGGGACTCGATCAACGACGCCACGCGCGAAGTGCGCCGCAATCGGGTGGACGCGGTCTTCCTCTCCGTACATCGATGCGGCGAGGTCGATCTGCCCCAGGTCGCGCGGTTCGTGCGCGAGTTCCCCCACGTGCCCGCCGTGGCGCTCATCTCCCGCAGCGACAATGAAGCCAGCGAGCGGGTCCTGCAACTCGGTGCGCAGGGCGTGCGCGCGGTGGTGGACGTCAGCGCTTCGGCCGGCTGGCACCGCCTGCGGTCGGTGCTCCGCGAGCCGAGTTCGCCGGTGGTCGCGGCCGTAATGGCGGCGCTCGATCCCGACCTCCGCGACGGGCCGCCCGACTGCCGGCTCTTCTTCGAGGTGGTGGTGCGCAGCGCTCCGGACATCAGGACGGTCGGGCAACTGTCCGCGGTGCTGGAGGCGGTGCCGAGCTCGCTGATGTCCCGCTTTCATCGCGCCCAGCTGCCCTCACCCAAGGTGTACCTGGCGCACGCCCGGCTGCTCCATGCCGCGCACCTCTTCAATGGCGGGGGCCTCAGCATCTCGGACGTCGCGCACCGGCTCGACTACTCGTCGCCGCAGAGCTTCGGCCGCCACCTGCGGGCCCTCCTCGGCATGACGGCCGGTGAGTTCCGGACCCGCTTCCCGTTCGAGGCCGCCGTCCGACGCTTCCGCGCTTCATTCGTCACCCCGTTCCGGGACCGGTTGCTCGCGTTCCATCCATTGGGAACGTGGCCCGGGGATCACGGACAATCCGCGGCGTGA